In a single window of the Rhopalosiphum padi isolate XX-2018 chromosome 1, ASM2088224v1, whole genome shotgun sequence genome:
- the LOC132917529 gene encoding uncharacterized protein LOC132917529 — translation MNSFVKYDHGSSASEFFERTRRTDADFRKMIYNLRVAMYKTTYKKSFYWPENVPKSNYHQIETGFTMIPKPNEDQYKQLYTPEILISKQLSENKRIVPPLEYSISASPNCQDEDLNDSDTHAKSLYQESYINWTPSQAHKKEETPEEWAQKWRNECHNVRDADDLVHDLSNRIIKSRKMILSRKKIGYA, via the exons ATGAACAGTTTCGTAAAATACGATCACGGGTCGTCGGCCAGTGAATTTTTCGAACGCACCCGACGCACCGATGCCGATTTCCGAAAAATGATCTACAACTTGA gagtTGCGATGTACAAGACAACATATAAGAAATCGTTTTATTGGCCGGAAAATGTACCCAAATCTAATTATCACca aatCGAAACTGGATTTACTATGATACCGAAGCCAAATGAAGATCAGTACAAACAGCTGTATACACCTGAAATTTTAATATCCAAACAATTGAGTGAAAATAAAAGAATTGTACCTCCTTTGGAGTACTCAATAAGTGCCTCACCAAAT TGTCAAGACGAAGATTTAAATGACTCCGATACACACGCAAAATCTTTGTACCAAGAGAGCTATATAAATTGGACGCCAAGTCAAGCACATAAAAAAG AGGAAACACCAGAAGAGTGGGCTCAGAAATGGAGAAACGAGTGTCACAACGTTCGAGATGCCGACGATTTAGTGCATGACTTATCGAATCGAATTATCAAATCACGAAAGATGATATTAAGTAGAAAGAAGATTGGCTATGCTTAA